A section of the Streptomyces sp. Je 1-369 genome encodes:
- a CDS encoding acetyl/propionyl/methylcrotonyl-CoA carboxylase subunit alpha: MRKVLIANRGEIAVRVARACRDAGIASVAVYADPDRDALHVRAADEAFALGGDTPATSYLDISKVLAAAKDAGADAIHPGYGFLSENADFAQAVIDAGLNWIGPPPQAIRDLGDKVAARHIAQRAGAPLVAGTPDPVSGADEVVAFAEANGLPIAIKAAFGGGGRGLKVARTLEEVPELYDSAVREAVAAFGRGECFVERYLDKPRHVETQCLADKHGNVVVVSTRDCSLQRRHQKLVEEAPAPFLTAEQNAELYAASKAILKEAGYVGAGTVEFLVGVDGTISFLEVNTRLQVEHPVTEEVAGIDLVREMFRIADGEELGYGDPELRGHSFEFRINGEDPGRNFLPAPGTVTTFAPPSGPGVRLDAGVESGSVIGPAWDSLLAKLIVTGATREQALQRASRALAEFNVEGMATAIPFHRAVVTDPAFAPELTGSSDPFTIHTRWIETEFVNAIPPFTATGDAETDEEPGRETVVVEVGGKRLEVSLPSSLGMTIARTAAAGGARPKRRAAKKSGPAASGDTLASPMQGTIVKVAVEEGQEVMEGDLVVVLEAMKMEQPLNAHRSGTVKGLTAEVGASLTSGAVICEIKD; this comes from the coding sequence GTGCGCAAGGTGCTCATCGCCAACCGTGGCGAAATCGCTGTCCGCGTTGCCCGGGCATGCCGGGATGCAGGGATCGCGAGCGTAGCCGTCTACGCAGACCCTGACAGGGACGCTCTGCATGTACGGGCAGCCGATGAGGCGTTCGCGCTGGGCGGTGACACTCCGGCCACCAGCTACTTGGACATCTCCAAGGTGCTGGCCGCGGCCAAGGACGCGGGGGCGGATGCCATCCACCCCGGCTACGGCTTCCTTTCGGAGAACGCCGACTTCGCGCAGGCCGTCATCGACGCGGGCCTGAACTGGATCGGCCCGCCGCCGCAGGCCATCCGCGACCTCGGCGACAAGGTCGCCGCGCGGCACATCGCGCAGCGCGCGGGTGCCCCGCTGGTCGCGGGCACGCCCGACCCGGTGTCCGGCGCCGACGAGGTCGTCGCCTTCGCCGAGGCGAACGGCCTGCCGATCGCCATCAAGGCGGCGTTCGGCGGTGGCGGCCGCGGTCTGAAGGTCGCCCGCACGCTCGAAGAGGTCCCGGAGCTGTACGACTCCGCGGTGCGCGAGGCCGTGGCGGCCTTCGGCCGCGGCGAGTGCTTCGTGGAGCGCTACCTCGACAAGCCGCGGCACGTCGAGACCCAGTGCCTCGCCGACAAGCACGGAAACGTCGTGGTCGTCTCGACCCGCGACTGCTCGCTGCAGCGCCGCCACCAGAAGCTCGTCGAGGAGGCGCCCGCGCCGTTCCTGACCGCCGAGCAGAACGCCGAGCTGTACGCCGCCTCCAAGGCGATCCTCAAGGAGGCCGGCTACGTCGGCGCGGGCACCGTCGAGTTCCTCGTCGGTGTCGACGGCACGATCTCCTTCCTGGAGGTCAACACCCGTCTCCAGGTGGAGCACCCGGTCACCGAGGAGGTCGCGGGCATCGACCTCGTCCGGGAGATGTTCCGCATCGCCGACGGCGAGGAACTCGGTTACGGCGACCCCGAACTGCGCGGTCATTCCTTCGAGTTCCGCATCAACGGCGAGGACCCGGGCCGCAACTTCCTGCCCGCGCCCGGCACCGTCACCACGTTCGCGCCGCCGTCGGGCCCCGGTGTCCGCCTGGACGCGGGCGTCGAGTCCGGCTCGGTCATCGGCCCGGCCTGGGACTCGCTCCTCGCCAAGCTGATCGTCACCGGCGCCACCCGTGAGCAGGCGCTCCAGCGTGCCTCCCGCGCGCTGGCGGAGTTCAACGTCGAGGGCATGGCCACGGCCATCCCCTTCCACCGTGCCGTCGTCACGGACCCGGCGTTCGCGCCGGAGCTGACCGGCTCCAGCGACCCGTTCACGATCCACACCCGGTGGATCGAGACCGAGTTCGTCAACGCGATCCCGCCGTTCACGGCCACCGGGGACGCCGAGACGGACGAGGAGCCGGGCCGCGAGACGGTCGTCGTCGAGGTCGGCGGCAAGCGTCTCGAGGTCTCGCTGCCGTCCTCCCTGGGCATGACCATCGCGCGCACCGCGGCGGCGGGCGGCGCCCGCCCCAAGCGCCGCGCGGCCAAGAAGTCGGGCCCCGCGGCGTCCGGTGACACCCTCGCCTCGCCCATGCAGGGCACGATCGTCAAGGTCGCGGTCGAGGAGGGCCAGGAGGTCATGGAGGGCGACCTGGTCGTCGTCCTGGAGGCCATGAAGATGGAACAGCCCCTGAACGCGCACCGTTCGGGCACGGTCAAGGGCCTCACCGCAGAGGTCGGCGCGAGCCTGACGTCCGGCGCGGTGATCTGCGAGATCAAGGACTGA
- a CDS encoding nucleoside triphosphate pyrophosphatase has translation MSDQPRRLVLASQSPARLGLLRQAGLAPEVIVSGVDEDKVSAPTPAELALALAEAKASVVAARPDAKGALVIGCDSVLELDGRALGKPADAEEAAARWKDMRGRAGVLQTGHCVRDTVSGRYASATASTVVRFGEPSDAEIAAYVASGEPLHVAGAFTLDGRSAPFIDGIEGDHGNVIGLSLPLLRRLLAELGVGITELWQR, from the coding sequence ATGAGTGATCAGCCCCGCCGTCTCGTCCTCGCCTCCCAGTCCCCCGCCCGGCTCGGCCTGCTCCGGCAGGCGGGCCTCGCCCCCGAGGTGATCGTCAGCGGCGTCGACGAGGACAAGGTGTCCGCGCCGACCCCCGCCGAGCTCGCCCTCGCCCTCGCCGAGGCCAAGGCGTCCGTGGTCGCCGCGCGGCCCGACGCCAAGGGCGCGCTGGTCATCGGCTGCGACTCGGTCCTCGAACTGGACGGCCGGGCGCTCGGCAAGCCCGCCGACGCCGAGGAGGCCGCCGCCCGCTGGAAGGACATGCGCGGCCGCGCGGGCGTCCTGCAGACCGGGCACTGCGTCCGCGACACCGTCTCCGGGCGGTACGCGTCAGCGACGGCGTCCACCGTCGTCCGTTTCGGTGAGCCCTCCGACGCCGAGATCGCCGCCTATGTGGCGAGCGGCGAACCGCTGCACGTGGCGGGGGCTTTCACGCTGGACGGCCGCTCGGCACCGTTCATCGACGGCATCGAGGGCGACCACGGCAACGTCATCGGCCTCTCGCTGCCCCTGCTGCGCCGCCTGCTCGCGGAACTGGGCGTGGGCATCACGGAGTTGTGGCAGCGGTAG
- the mmpB gene encoding morphogenic membrane protein MmpB has translation MLWSDPENNPPKDMRDLQAKMRRAGLVLALAMVIAMFVLNIH, from the coding sequence ATGCTGTGGTCGGACCCGGAGAACAACCCTCCGAAGGACATGCGGGACCTACAGGCGAAGATGCGGCGCGCGGGCCTCGTCCTCGCCCTGGCGATGGTCATCGCGATGTTCGTGCTCAACATCCACTGA
- a CDS encoding acyl-CoA carboxylase subunit epsilon yields the protein MIKVVRGNPTPEELAAALAVVQVRAAAVADGPSGAPELPDSWADPARVARHRLPAPSPTAWGRSYWPG from the coding sequence ATGATCAAGGTCGTACGCGGAAATCCGACCCCGGAGGAGCTCGCCGCCGCCCTGGCGGTGGTCCAGGTGCGCGCCGCGGCGGTGGCGGACGGACCGTCCGGCGCGCCCGAGCTGCCCGACTCCTGGGCGGACCCCGCGCGGGTGGCCCGCCACCGACTGCCCGCCCCCTCGCCGACGGCGTGGGGCCGCAGCTACTGGCCCGGCTAG
- a CDS encoding acyl-CoA carboxylase subunit beta has protein sequence MSEPEQPNVPASDRTAEDGAIDIHTTAGKLADLQRRIEEAKHAGSARAVEKQHAKGKLTARERIELLLDEGSFVELDEFAQHRSTNFGLEKNRPYGDGVVTGYGTVDGRPIAVFSQDFTVFGGALGEVFGQKIVKVMDFALKTGCPVVGINDSGGARIQEGVMALGMYGEIFRRNTHASGVIPQISLVVGPCAGGAVYSPAITDFTVMVDQTSHMFITGPDVIKTVTGEDVGFEELGGARTHNSTSGVAHHMAGDEKDAIEYVKSLLSYLPSNNLSEPPAFPEEADLAPTDEDLALDTLIPDSANQPYDMHGVIEHVLDDAEFFETQPLFAPNILTGFGRVEGHPVGIVANQPTQFAGCLNIDASEKGARFVRTCDAFNIPVITFVDVPGFLPGVEQEHTGIIRRGAKLIYAYAEATVPLITIITRKAFGGAYDVMGSKHLGADLNLAWPTAQIAVMGAQGAVNILHRRTIAEAGDEVEEVRARLIQEYEDALLNPYTAAERGYVDAVIMPSETRSHLVRGLRQLRTKRESLPPKKHGNIPL, from the coding sequence ATGTCCGAGCCGGAACAGCCCAACGTGCCCGCGTCAGACCGCACCGCCGAAGACGGCGCCATCGACATCCATACGACCGCGGGAAAACTTGCCGACCTGCAGCGCCGCATCGAGGAGGCCAAGCACGCGGGCTCGGCCCGAGCGGTGGAGAAGCAGCACGCCAAGGGGAAGCTGACGGCGCGCGAACGCATTGAACTGCTGCTCGACGAAGGCTCCTTCGTCGAGCTCGACGAGTTCGCGCAGCACCGGTCGACCAACTTCGGCCTGGAGAAGAACCGGCCGTACGGCGACGGCGTGGTGACCGGATACGGCACCGTCGACGGCCGCCCGATCGCCGTGTTCTCGCAGGACTTCACCGTCTTCGGCGGCGCACTCGGCGAGGTGTTCGGCCAGAAGATCGTCAAGGTCATGGACTTCGCGCTGAAGACCGGCTGCCCGGTCGTCGGCATCAACGACTCCGGCGGCGCCCGCATCCAGGAGGGCGTCATGGCCCTCGGGATGTACGGGGAGATCTTCCGCCGGAACACCCACGCGTCCGGTGTGATCCCGCAGATCTCCCTGGTCGTCGGGCCGTGTGCCGGCGGCGCCGTCTACTCCCCCGCGATCACCGACTTCACGGTCATGGTCGACCAGACCTCGCACATGTTCATCACCGGGCCCGACGTCATCAAGACCGTCACCGGCGAGGACGTCGGCTTCGAGGAGCTGGGCGGCGCCCGCACCCACAACTCCACGTCGGGTGTGGCGCACCACATGGCGGGCGACGAGAAGGACGCGATCGAGTACGTCAAGTCGCTCCTGTCGTACCTGCCTTCGAACAACCTCAGCGAGCCGCCCGCCTTCCCGGAAGAGGCGGACCTCGCGCCCACGGACGAGGACCTGGCGCTGGACACGCTGATCCCGGACAGCGCGAACCAGCCGTACGACATGCACGGCGTCATCGAGCACGTCCTGGACGACGCCGAGTTCTTCGAGACGCAGCCGCTGTTCGCGCCGAACATCCTCACCGGCTTCGGCCGGGTCGAGGGCCACCCCGTGGGCATCGTCGCCAACCAGCCGACGCAGTTCGCGGGCTGCCTGAACATCGACGCCTCGGAGAAGGGTGCCCGGTTCGTCCGCACCTGCGACGCGTTCAACATCCCGGTCATCACCTTCGTCGACGTGCCGGGCTTCCTGCCGGGCGTCGAGCAGGAGCACACGGGCATCATCCGCCGCGGCGCGAAGCTCATCTACGCGTACGCGGAGGCCACCGTCCCGCTGATCACGATCATCACGCGGAAGGCGTTCGGCGGCGCGTACGACGTGATGGGCTCCAAGCACCTGGGCGCGGACCTGAACCTGGCCTGGCCGACCGCGCAGATCGCGGTGATGGGCGCGCAGGGCGCGGTCAACATCCTGCACCGCCGCACCATCGCCGAGGCCGGGGACGAGGTCGAGGAGGTCAGGGCGCGGCTCATCCAGGAGTACGAGGACGCCCTGCTGAACCCGTACACGGCGGCCGAGCGCGGCTACGTCGACGCGGTGATCATGCCGTCCGAAACCCGCTCCCACCTCGTGCGCGGTCTGCGTCAGCTGCGTACGAAGCGGGAATCCCTTCCTCCGAAGAAGCACGGCAACATCCCCCTCTAG
- a CDS encoding biotin--[acetyl-CoA-carboxylase] ligase, producing the protein MTPSDAEDNRWSDLDRPPLNGASLRRTLLRDGGLWSSLDVVAATGSTNSDLAARADELPEGAVLVAEEQSAGRGRLDRRWSAPARSGLFFSVLLKPSEVPIERWGWLPLLTGVAVATGLSRVAGVDTALKWPNDVLVTVGDQERKAGGILAERAGSASGGGIVIGVGLNVTLREDELPVPTAGSLALAGAKVTDRDPLLRAVLRSLEQWYADWRSASGDPTASRLQETYAAGCATLGRQVRAELPGDRALEGEAVAVDGDGRLILATKEGMQEPVGAGDIVHLRPAG; encoded by the coding sequence ATGACGCCGTCAGATGCTGAAGACAACCGCTGGTCCGACCTCGACAGGCCGCCCCTGAACGGGGCCTCGCTCCGTCGGACCCTGCTCAGGGACGGCGGTTTGTGGTCCTCCCTCGACGTGGTGGCCGCGACCGGCTCCACCAACTCCGACCTCGCGGCGCGCGCGGACGAGCTTCCCGAGGGGGCGGTCCTCGTCGCCGAGGAGCAGAGCGCGGGGCGCGGCCGCCTGGACCGCCGCTGGTCCGCGCCCGCGCGCTCGGGCCTCTTCTTCTCCGTGCTGCTCAAGCCGTCCGAGGTGCCGATCGAACGGTGGGGCTGGCTGCCGCTCCTCACGGGCGTCGCGGTGGCGACGGGCCTCTCCCGCGTCGCCGGCGTCGACACGGCACTCAAGTGGCCGAACGACGTCCTGGTCACCGTCGGTGACCAGGAACGGAAGGCGGGCGGCATCCTCGCGGAGCGGGCGGGTTCGGCGTCCGGCGGGGGCATCGTGATCGGCGTCGGCCTCAACGTCACCCTGCGCGAGGACGAGCTGCCCGTACCGACGGCGGGCTCGCTCGCCCTGGCCGGCGCGAAGGTCACGGACCGCGACCCGCTGCTGCGGGCCGTCCTGCGGTCCCTGGAACAGTGGTACGCCGACTGGCGCTCCGCCTCCGGCGACCCGACCGCCTCCCGCCTCCAGGAAACCTACGCCGCAGGCTGCGCGACTCTGGGCCGCCAGGTCCGCGCGGAACTCCCCGGCGACCGCGCCCTGGAAGGCGAGGCAGTAGCAGTAGACGGCGACGGCCGCCTGATCCTGGCCACAAAGGAGGGCATGCAGGAACCAGTGGGCGCAGGAGACATCGTGCACCTGCGCCCGGCGGGGTAA
- a CDS encoding adenylate/guanylate cyclase domain-containing protein — MTVDDTGSGEGEHPASDGGDSRTAGSVAGRTRDDSGVPEVPDVDEKDEDDAERDPLALRLEQLILGADRRYTPFQAARSAGVSMELASRFWRAMGFPDIGQAKALTEADVLALRRLAGLVEAGLLSEAMAVQVARSTGQTTARLAEWQIDSFLEGLTEPPEPGMTRTEVTYPLIELLLPELQEFLVYVWRRQLAAATGRVVQAADDDEMVDRRLAVGFADLVGFTRLTRRMEEEELGELVEAFETTAADLVAAHGGRLIKTLGDEVLYAADDAGVAAEIALRLIETMANDETMPELRVGIAFGTVTTRMGDVFGTTVNLASRLTSIAPRDAVLVDGAFAEELTRTGDAPASETQAAEEAAAAEKEGEEPPSYRFALQPMWQRPVRGLGVVEPWLLARRG, encoded by the coding sequence GTGACCGTCGACGACACGGGCTCAGGCGAGGGCGAGCACCCCGCCTCCGACGGCGGGGACAGCCGTACCGCCGGGTCCGTGGCGGGCCGCACGAGGGACGACTCCGGCGTGCCGGAAGTGCCTGACGTGGACGAGAAGGACGAGGACGACGCCGAGAGGGACCCGCTCGCGCTCCGCCTCGAACAGCTCATCCTCGGCGCGGACCGCCGCTACACCCCCTTCCAGGCCGCCCGCAGCGCAGGCGTCTCGATGGAGCTGGCGTCCCGCTTCTGGCGGGCCATGGGCTTTCCCGACATCGGCCAGGCCAAGGCCCTCACCGAGGCGGACGTACTCGCCCTGCGCCGCCTCGCGGGCCTCGTCGAGGCGGGCCTCCTGAGCGAGGCCATGGCCGTACAGGTGGCCCGGTCCACGGGACAGACCACCGCCCGCCTCGCCGAGTGGCAGATCGACTCCTTCCTGGAGGGGCTCACCGAACCTCCCGAGCCGGGCATGACACGGACCGAGGTCACGTACCCCCTGATCGAGCTGCTCCTGCCCGAGCTGCAGGAGTTCCTGGTCTATGTGTGGCGCCGCCAGCTCGCCGCAGCCACCGGCCGCGTCGTGCAGGCCGCGGACGACGACGAGATGGTGGACCGGCGCCTCGCCGTCGGCTTCGCCGACCTCGTCGGGTTCACCCGGCTGACCCGGCGCATGGAGGAGGAGGAGCTCGGCGAGCTCGTCGAGGCCTTCGAGACGACCGCCGCGGACCTCGTCGCCGCCCACGGCGGACGCCTCATCAAGACCCTCGGCGACGAAGTCCTCTACGCCGCCGACGACGCGGGCGTCGCCGCCGAGATCGCACTCCGTCTCATCGAGACGATGGCCAACGACGAGACGATGCCGGAGCTGCGCGTCGGCATCGCCTTCGGCACGGTGACGACCCGCATGGGCGACGTCTTCGGTACGACCGTGAACCTCGCGAGCCGCCTCACCTCGATAGCGCCACGCGACGCGGTCCTCGTGGACGGCGCGTTCGCCGAGGAGCTGACCCGCACGGGCGACGCCCCCGCCTCCGAGACCCAGGCCGCGGAGGAGGCCGCCGCGGCCGAGAAGGAGGGCGAGGAGCCGCCCTCGTACCGCTTCGCGCTCCAGCCGATGTGGCAGCGCCCGGTCCGCGGTCTCGGCGTCGTCGAGCCGTGGCTGCTGGCGCGACGGGGCTGA
- a CDS encoding enoyl-CoA hydratase/isomerase family protein: MGDEQRYGEYVAVRRHGHVVELVLDRPKAMNAVSSEMARSIATACAALSEDHDARVVVLTSTHERAFCVGADLKERNSFSDDELRRQRPTTRASYTGVLDLPMPTVAAVHGFALGGGFELALSCDMIVADSTAVVGLPEVSVGVIPGGGGTQLLPRRVGAARAAELIFSARRVEAAEARELGLVDLLVAEGEARTEALALGARIAANSPVGLRAAKRALRLGHGLDLRAGLEVEDAAWRTVAFSADRAEGVAAFNEKRKPQWPGV; this comes from the coding sequence ATGGGCGACGAGCAGCGGTACGGGGAGTACGTGGCGGTCAGGCGGCACGGCCACGTCGTCGAGCTCGTCCTGGACCGCCCCAAGGCGATGAACGCCGTCTCCTCGGAGATGGCCCGCTCCATCGCCACCGCCTGCGCCGCGCTCTCCGAGGACCACGACGCCCGCGTCGTCGTCCTGACCTCCACCCACGAGCGGGCGTTCTGCGTGGGCGCCGACCTGAAGGAGCGGAACTCCTTCAGCGACGACGAGCTGCGCCGCCAGCGCCCCACGACCCGCGCCTCGTACACCGGCGTCCTGGACCTGCCCATGCCCACCGTCGCCGCCGTGCACGGCTTCGCGCTCGGCGGCGGGTTCGAGCTCGCGCTCTCCTGCGACATGATCGTCGCCGACTCGACCGCGGTCGTCGGACTCCCCGAGGTGTCCGTCGGCGTCATCCCCGGCGGTGGCGGCACCCAGCTCCTGCCGCGCCGCGTGGGCGCCGCCCGCGCCGCCGAGCTGATCTTCTCCGCGCGCCGCGTGGAGGCCGCGGAGGCGCGGGAGTTGGGTCTGGTCGACCTGCTGGTGGCGGAGGGCGAGGCCCGTACGGAGGCGCTGGCGCTCGGCGCCCGCATCGCCGCGAACTCGCCGGTCGGCCTGCGCGCCGCCAAGCGCGCCCTGCGCCTCGGGCACGGCCTCGACCTGCGGGCGGGCCTGGAAGTCGAGGACGCGGCGTGGCGCACGGTGGCGTTCTCGGCCGACCGCGCGGAGGGCGTGGCGGCCTTCAACGAGAAGCGGAAGCCGCAGTGGCCCGGGGTGTAG
- a CDS encoding sensor domain-containing diguanylate cyclase, producing the protein MGEDVRLRAVVELAQGMAAAHTPRESWRAAALGTCRALGGSFAALSVWERDMGRLRVLVNAGQRVHGEEEFPENEAYPVHQFPEITEFLHEHWAGGGEPHAWVETAEGPADAREPGYCHQRVAALRRRGRGCCVVAPVVLHGRAWGELYVARPPGEPVFERADADFATVLTAVVAAGIAQTERLEEARRLAFTDALTGLANRRAVDLRLDEAVERHLAEGAVVSLVVCDVNGLKRVNDTQGHAVGDRLLERFGSVLSLCGAMLPGTLAARLGGDEFCLVAVGPTADEVVRVADELCVRASELELGDGVACGVASTGDPIGAVRSARRLFRLADAAQYRAKAARAMKPVVAGREGVDDPVVRLADAPAGVHRTGERRKFRGRGPRPTGG; encoded by the coding sequence ATGGGAGAGGATGTCCGGCTGCGGGCCGTCGTCGAGCTGGCGCAGGGAATGGCCGCCGCGCACACTCCGCGCGAGTCCTGGCGGGCGGCCGCTCTCGGCACCTGCCGCGCGCTGGGCGGGAGCTTCGCCGCGCTGTCCGTGTGGGAGCGGGACATGGGCCGGCTGCGGGTGCTCGTGAACGCGGGACAACGCGTCCACGGCGAGGAGGAGTTCCCGGAGAACGAGGCGTACCCCGTCCACCAGTTCCCGGAGATCACCGAGTTCCTGCACGAGCACTGGGCGGGCGGCGGCGAACCGCACGCCTGGGTCGAGACCGCGGAGGGTCCCGCCGACGCCCGCGAGCCCGGCTACTGCCACCAGCGCGTCGCCGCCCTGCGCCGCAGGGGGCGCGGCTGCTGCGTGGTCGCCCCGGTCGTGCTGCACGGGCGCGCGTGGGGCGAGCTGTACGTGGCGCGGCCGCCGGGCGAGCCGGTCTTCGAGCGGGCCGACGCCGACTTCGCGACGGTCCTGACGGCAGTGGTGGCCGCCGGGATCGCGCAGACCGAGCGCCTGGAGGAGGCGCGCCGTCTCGCCTTCACGGACGCGCTGACGGGGCTCGCCAACCGCCGCGCGGTCGACCTGCGCCTCGACGAGGCGGTGGAGCGGCACCTCGCCGAGGGGGCCGTGGTGAGTCTGGTCGTCTGCGACGTCAACGGCCTCAAGCGGGTCAACGACACCCAGGGCCACGCGGTCGGTGACCGCCTCCTCGAACGCTTCGGCTCGGTCCTCTCGCTCTGCGGCGCCATGCTGCCGGGGACGCTCGCGGCGCGGCTCGGCGGCGACGAGTTCTGCCTCGTCGCGGTCGGGCCCACCGCCGACGAGGTGGTGCGGGTCGCCGATGAACTCTGCGTACGCGCGTCGGAGTTGGAGCTCGGCGACGGCGTCGCGTGCGGGGTGGCGTCGACCGGGGACCCGATCGGCGCGGTGCGCTCGGCCCGCCGCCTCTTCCGGCTCGCCGACGCGGCGCAGTACCGCGCGAAGGCCGCGCGCGCCATGAAGCCGGTGGTGGCGGGGCGCGAGGGCGTGGACGACCCGGTGGTACGGCTCGCGGACGCGCCGGCGGGGGTCCACCGGACGGGGGAGCGGCGCAAGTTCCGGGGGCGGGGGCCGCGGCCCACCGGCGGCTGA
- the hutH gene encoding histidine ammonia-lyase codes for MGTVALGTSGTTAADVIAVARGNARIELTADARAALTAAREIVDALAAKPEPVYGVSTGFGALASRHIGPDLRAQLQRNIVRSHAAGMGPRVEREVVRALMFLRLKTVCSGHTGVRPEVAQAMADVLNAGITPVVHEYGSLGCSGDLAPLSHCALTLMGEGDAEGPDGEVRPAGELLAAHGITPVELREKEGLALLNGTDGMLGMLVMALADLETLYKSADVTAALTLEALLGTDKVLAPELHAIRPHPGQAASAANMLAVLAGSGLTGHHQDDAPRVQDAYSVRCAPQVAGAGRDTMSHARLVAERELAAAVDNPVVLPDGRVESNGNFHGAPVAYVLDFLAIAAADLGSIAERRTDRLLDKNRSHGLPPFLADDAGVDSGLMIAQYTQAALVSEMKRLAVPASADSIPSSAMQEDHVSMGWSAARKLRTAVDNLTRIVAIELYAATRAVELREGLTPAPATQAVIEAVRKAGVEGPGPDRFLAPDLAAADAFVRSGAVLTAVEPVTGPLA; via the coding sequence GTGGGCACCGTGGCCCTTGGGACCTCCGGGACGACCGCGGCGGACGTCATCGCCGTCGCGCGCGGCAACGCACGGATCGAACTCACCGCCGACGCGCGGGCGGCGCTCACCGCCGCCCGCGAGATCGTCGACGCGCTCGCGGCCAAGCCCGAGCCCGTGTACGGCGTCTCGACCGGCTTCGGCGCCCTGGCCAGCCGCCACATCGGCCCCGACCTCCGCGCCCAGCTGCAGCGCAACATCGTGCGCTCGCACGCGGCAGGCATGGGCCCGCGCGTGGAGCGCGAAGTGGTGCGCGCGCTGATGTTCCTGCGCCTGAAGACGGTCTGCTCCGGCCACACGGGCGTACGCCCCGAGGTCGCGCAGGCCATGGCCGACGTACTCAACGCGGGCATCACGCCCGTCGTCCACGAGTACGGCTCCCTGGGCTGCTCCGGCGACCTCGCGCCGCTCAGCCACTGCGCGCTGACGCTGATGGGCGAGGGCGACGCCGAGGGCCCCGACGGCGAGGTGCGGCCCGCGGGCGAGCTGCTCGCCGCGCACGGCATCACGCCGGTCGAGCTGCGCGAGAAGGAGGGCCTCGCCCTCCTGAACGGCACCGACGGCATGCTCGGCATGCTGGTGATGGCCCTCGCCGACCTGGAGACCCTCTACAAGTCGGCCGACGTCACCGCGGCCCTCACCCTGGAAGCCCTGCTCGGCACGGACAAGGTCCTCGCGCCCGAGCTGCACGCCATCCGCCCCCACCCGGGCCAGGCCGCCTCAGCCGCCAACATGCTCGCCGTCCTCGCCGGATCCGGCCTCACCGGCCACCACCAGGACGACGCGCCGCGCGTCCAGGACGCCTACTCGGTGCGGTGCGCGCCGCAGGTCGCGGGCGCGGGCCGGGACACGATGTCCCACGCGCGCCTCGTCGCCGAACGCGAGCTGGCCGCAGCCGTCGACAACCCCGTCGTCCTGCCCGACGGACGCGTGGAGTCCAACGGCAACTTCCACGGCGCCCCGGTCGCGTACGTCCTGGACTTCCTCGCCATCGCGGCGGCCGACCTCGGCTCGATCGCCGAGCGCCGCACCGACCGGCTGCTCGACAAGAACCGCTCGCACGGCCTGCCGCCGTTCCTCGCGGACGACGCGGGCGTCGACTCGGGCCTCATGATCGCCCAGTACACGCAGGCGGCCCTGGTCAGCGAGATGAAGCGGCTCGCCGTCCCGGCCTCCGCCGACTCCATCCCGTCCTCCGCCATGCAGGAGGACCACGTCTCCATGGGCTGGTCCGCGGCCCGCAAGCTGCGCACCGCGGTCGACAACCTCACCCGCATCGTGGCCATCGAGCTGTACGCCGCCACGCGCGCCGTCGAACTCCGCGAGGGCCTCACCCCGGCGCCCGCGACGCAGGCGGTCATCGAAGCCGTCCGCAAGGCGGGCGTCGAGGGCCCGGGCCCGGACCGCTTCCTCGCGCCGGACCTGGCGGCGGCGGACGCGTTCGTCAGGTCGGGCGCGGTGCTGACGGCGGTCGAGCCGGTGACGGGACCGCTGGCCTAG